In Corylus avellana chromosome ca2, CavTom2PMs-1.0, the following proteins share a genomic window:
- the LOC132171747 gene encoding uncharacterized protein LOC132171747 → MEAAEQDIKKLSTSDAGIQKKEIFKRCAGLPLTAKMMGQIVKKQQAEAAAQNGSNQQLPVLGAAPNGSLQQFPDQEGAPNGNNQQQAEGAAQNGSNQQLPVGAAPNGSLQQLPDQEGAPNGNHQQLAEGAAPNGSLQQLPEDGAPNGSHQQHPDQEGAPNGSLQQNGSHQQHPDQEGAPNGSLQQNGSLQQLPEGEASNGSGP, encoded by the exons ATGGAGGCAGCTGAACAGGACATTAAGAAGCTCAGCACCTCCGATGCGGgaattcaaaagaaagaaatctttAAAAGATGTGCGGGCCTTCCATTGACTGCAAAAATGATGGGTCAGATCGTCAAAAAACAACAGGCAGAGGCAGCAGCTCAAAATGGAAGCAATCAACAACTCCCAGTACTGGGAGCAGCTCCGAATGGAAGCCTTCAACAATTCCCAGATCAGGAAGGTGCGCCAAATGGAAACAATCAACAACAGGCAGAGGGAGCAGCTCAAAATGGAAGCAATCAACAACTCCCAGTGGGAGCAGCTCCGAATGGAAGCCTTCAACAACTCCCAGATCAGGAAGGTGCTCCAAATGGAAACCATCAACAACTGGCAGAGGGAGCAGCTCCAAATGGAAGCCTTCAACAACTCCCAGAGGACGGTGCCCCAAATGGAAGCCATCAACAACACCCAGATCAAGAAGGTGCCCCAAATGGAAGCCTTCAACAAAATGGAAGCCATCAACAACACCCAGATCAAGAAG GTGCCCCAAATGGAAGCCTTCAACAAAATGGAAGCCTTCAACAACTCCCAGAGGGAGAAGCTTCAAATGGAAGCGGACCGTAA